The genome window AGGGCGCAACCATGAACGCCAAGCGCAAGGGCACCAGGAACGAGCATCGCAGCCGCCGGCTGCTCGAAACGGCCGGGTACTGCGTGACCCGGGCCGCGGGCTCCCTGGGTGCCTGGGACCTTGTCGGCATCGGACCAACGGCAGCTTTCTGGCGCTCCGTGCCGCGCTGCCCGCTACGCTCAAAGACCCGGTGAGCTTTCTGTACTGGTCGGGTTGGCGGGTAGGGGAGATGCGGCGCCTCGAGTGGCGCGACGTAGATTTGCCGGGCGGCGTGGTTCGCTTGCGCCCCGAGCTTTCCAAGAACAAGGACGGCCGACTCTTGCCCCTGAGTGGCGAGTTGTTGGAGATCATGGAGCGGGCCGCCGAGCAGCGGCGCCTTGATTGCCCGAACGTCTTTCACGTCGGGGGTGAGCCGATCGGTGACTTTCGCAAGGCGTGGAAGACCGCCTGCAAGGCTGCGGGCCTGGGTTCGCTCATCGTCCATGACCTGCGACGCACGGCCGTCCGCAACATGGTCCGGGCCGGCATCCCCGAGCGGGTGTGTATGGCCCTGTCCGGGCACAAGACGCGCGCCATCTTCGACCGCTACAACATCGTGAGCGAGAGCGATCTGACGTCGGCGGCAGCCCGGTTGAACGAGCACCTCCAGCAGCAGACGCAGACACCCAAAACGGCTGCGTTGGTGAGGCCGGAAAATGGCCCCGCCGAGAGAACACGGACAGAACACGGACAATTTGCCGAGTCTGCGGAGCGGGCAGTTGCGTAAGTACTGGAAAAGAAAAGTGGAGCCGAAGGGAGTCGAACCCTCGACCTCTAGAGTGCGATTCTAGCGCTCTCCCAACTGAGCTACGGCCCCACAGAAGGCGGCGGGCGGTGTCGCCGAACAGTTACCGGATTTGTCCCCCGCCCGCAAGAGCGGTTGACCTTGGGCGCGCGACAGGCTTTGTTCGCCCCATGAGCACGCCAGACCTCAATGCCTTTCGCGCTGAACTACGCGCTTGGCTGGCCGCTAACGCGCCTAGCGACCTGCGGCCGCAGGAAGCCGCGCAGTTGCCTGATTCCGAGCGCGTACGCCGACTGCGCCAGTGGCAGGCCAAGCTTGCCGCCGCTCGCTGGGTCGGCATCTCGTGGCCGGTCGAATACGGCGGCCGCGGCGCCTCGATCCCCGAACAGATCGCCTATACCGAAGAGATGGCGCGCTCCGAGGCCCCACAGGTGATCGGTGCCCTCGGCATCGGCATCGCCGGCCCCTCGCTACTGGCCTTCGGTACCGAAGAACAAAAGCACCGCTTCGCCCGGCGCATCTTGTCGGGCGACGATCTCTGGTGCTTCGGATTCTCCGAGCCGGGTGCCGGCTCCGACCTCGCCTCGCTGCGCACCAGCGCGGTCCTCGATGGCGATCACTTCGTGGTCAACGGTCAGAAGGTGTGGACTACCCTGGCCCACCACGCCGATTGGTGCATGGTGTTGTGCCGCACCGACCCGAACTCGAAGCGGCGCAACGGCATCTCCTGCCTGCTGGTCGATATGAAGAGCCCGGGCATCACCGTCCGGCCGCTGCGGCAAATCGGCGGCCAAGCCGAGTTCAACGAAGTGTTCTTTGACAACGTGCGGGTGGCGCGCGCCAACCTGCTCGGTGAGCTGCACAACGGCTGGCAAATCGCCACCGCGGCGCTGCAAAACGAACGCGGCATTCTCTACGTCGTCGAGATGCAGATCTTGCTCGCCAAGGCGCGCGATGAGTTACTCAAGCTGGCGCACGAGCACGGCGCCACCCGCGATCCCATCACCCGCCAAGCGCTCGCCGACGCCTACCTCGGTGTCGAAACCTTCCGCCACACCTGCCAGCGCACGCTCGATAAGCTTCTGCGCTGGGGCATGCCGGGACCGGAAGCGTCGATCATCAAACTCCACTGGACCGAACTGACCCAGGCCATGCCGCGCATCGGGATGTCGATCCTGGGCCCCAAGGGCTTGCTCTACCGCACCCTGGAGCCGGGCAGCGGCGACCGCATCGACCCCGAGCAATGGGTGCAAATGGCCTATCTGATGGCCCCCGCAGCCAGCATCGCCTCGGGCACCTCGGAGATCATGAAGGGCATCATCGCGATGCAGGTCTTGGGCTTGCCGCGCCCGACCTGAGGCGCGCGGGCTGATTCGGCTCTGCTCGAGTTGGCGCAACCAGGAGCGCGAGGTAATGGGGGCTCCTCACACGCCCCCGGAACGTCGCCCTGGCTAGGTGCGCTGCCGGCGTTCTTCGGCTTCTTGTTCCGCCTTGCAGTCGATGCACAGCGTGGTAACCGGGCGCGCTTTCAGCCGTTCGACGCCGATGGCCTCGCCGCACGACTCGCACAACCCGTAAGTGCCGTCGGCAATTCGTTGCAACGCCTCGTCGATCTTGGCGATCAGCTTGCGCTCGCGGTCGCGAATGCGCAACAAGGCGTTGCGATCCGACTCCAGCGAGGCGCGATCAGTCGGGTCGGGGAAGTTCTCCTTGCCGTCGGTCATACCCCCCACCGTCCGCTCCGCTTCGTCGAGCAACTCCTGGCGGCGCGCGCCCAGCATCTTTTCGAATAACTTAAGTTGCCGCTGGTTCACAGCGTCCTCCTAAACCGGAAGCTACTCGCCTACCACCCACGCTCAACGCTGTAAAGCACGCCGCCGCTACGCGCTGGCGCGCTCTACGCTCGCCTCCGTCATGCCAGCGGCTTGTGCACGCGCCCAGCGGTCGGCTTGCAGCAACGCCGCCAGATCGGCCGATGGCACCACCGTGTGGCGGTCCATGACCGCGGTAAGGATTTGCGAAATGGCGAGGAAGCTCAGGCGGCCGCGCAAGAACCCGTCGACCGCCACCTCGTTGGCCGCGTTTAAGACCGCCGCCGCGGTGCCGCCGGCGCCGAGCGCCCGGTACGCCAAAGCCAGGCAGGGAAAGCGGTCAAGGTCGGGCGCCTCGAAAGTCAGTGCCCCCGCTCGCGCGAGATCGAGCCGCGGCAAGTGCGCGAGCGGCAAACGGTCGGGATAGGCGAGGACGTAGGAAATCGGAATCGCCATATCCGAGACGCCCAGCTGCGCGATCACCGACCCGTCGATGTACTCCACCATCGAGTGCACGATGCTTTGCGGGTGGATGACGACGTCGATCTGTTCGGCCGGCACATCAAACAGCCAGTGCGCCTCGATCACTTCGAGACCCTTGTTCATCAAGGTCGCCGAGTCGATGGTGACTTTGTTGCCCATCTTCCAGGTCGGGTGTTGGAGCGCTTGCTCGCGGGTGACCGCGTGCAGCTGCGCCCGCGAATGGGTGCGAAACGGCCCGCCCGAGGCGGTGAGCACCAGGCGGCGCACCTCGCTGGGCTGGTGGCCGCGCAGGGCCTGGAAGATCGCGTTGTGCTCACTATCCAACGGCAGCAAGCGGACGCCGGCGTCGCGCGCCGCCCGCGTCACCACCTCGCCCGCCACCACCAGCACTTCCTTGTTAGCCAGCGCGACGTCCTTGCCGGCGGCGATGCCGGCGAGCGTGGGCTCCAGGCCGAGCGCGCCCACCAGCGCCGAGACCAGCAGCTCAGCGCCA of Deltaproteobacteria bacterium contains these proteins:
- a CDS encoding site-specific integrase; translated protein: MSFLYWSGWRVGEMRRLEWRDVDLPGGVVRLRPELSKNKDGRLLPLSGELLEIMERAAEQRRLDCPNVFHVGGEPIGDFRKAWKTACKAAGLGSLIVHDLRRTAVRNMVRAGIPERVCMALSGHKTRAIFDRYNIVSESDLTSAAARLNEHLQQQTQTPKTAALVRPENGPAERTRTEHGQFAESAERAVA
- a CDS encoding acyl-CoA dehydrogenase family protein produces the protein MSTPDLNAFRAELRAWLAANAPSDLRPQEAAQLPDSERVRRLRQWQAKLAAARWVGISWPVEYGGRGASIPEQIAYTEEMARSEAPQVIGALGIGIAGPSLLAFGTEEQKHRFARRILSGDDLWCFGFSEPGAGSDLASLRTSAVLDGDHFVVNGQKVWTTLAHHADWCMVLCRTDPNSKRRNGISCLLVDMKSPGITVRPLRQIGGQAEFNEVFFDNVRVARANLLGELHNGWQIATAALQNERGILYVVEMQILLAKARDELLKLAHEHGATRDPITRQALADAYLGVETFRHTCQRTLDKLLRWGMPGPEASIIKLHWTELTQAMPRIGMSILGPKGLLYRTLEPGSGDRIDPEQWVQMAYLMAPAASIASGTSEIMKGIIAMQVLGLPRPT
- the dksA gene encoding RNA polymerase-binding protein DksA; amino-acid sequence: MNQRQLKLFEKMLGARRQELLDEAERTVGGMTDGKENFPDPTDRASLESDRNALLRIRDRERKLIAKIDEALQRIADGTYGLCESCGEAIGVERLKARPVTTLCIDCKAEQEAEERRQRT
- a CDS encoding 1-deoxy-D-xylulose-5-phosphate reductoisomerase — its product is MDKQFCVYILASKRNGTLYIGVTSELATRVWQHKSKVVEGFSAKSGVDKLVHYEAHGCAETAIVREKQLKKRRRAWKMTNCVPFGHGPRLHVTHRFVAHPRNSGRNYLRWPPRKLRAMASLLGNLGMKRLAILGSTGSIGVTTLDLVARFPERFRVEALAAGKNAVRLAQQVRRFEPRLVAVADDEAAAALRAAVPEFSGALHVGPAGLHRVATADGAELLVSALVGALGLEPTLAGIAAGKDVALANKEVLVVAGEVVTRAARDAGVRLLPLDSEHNAIFQALRGHQPSEVRRLVLTASGGPFRTHSRAQLHAVTREQALQHPTWKMGNKVTIDSATLMNKGLEVIEAHWLFDVPAEQIDVVIHPQSIVHSMVEYIDGSVIAQLGVSDMAIPISYVLAYPDRLPLAHLPRLDLARAGALTFEAPDLDRFPCLALAYRALGAGGTAAAVLNAANEVAVDGFLRGRLSFLAISQILTAVMDRHTVVPSADLAALLQADRWARAQAAGMTEASVERASA